The Streptomyces sp. RKAG293 genome includes a region encoding these proteins:
- a CDS encoding serine/threonine protein kinase, with product MGEVFAGRYELVDPIGRGGSGAVWRSWDHRRGRYVAAKVLQQSDAHALLRFVREQAMRIDHPHVLAPASWAADDDKVLFTMDLVRGGSLSHLIGDYGPLPPHFVCALLDQLLSGLTAVHAEGVVHRDIKPANILLEATGTGQPHLRLSDFGIAMRKGEPRLTEVNYVVGTPGYFAPEQMMGAEPDFPADLYAVGLVALYLLSGQKPDAQAIYERYLNEGVPRAPQGVPEPMWQVIGNLLQPDPDARFRTATGARKALSAVVELLSVPGLDDEPVEVFDQIGPLPEGFDAQGPHRKRRRARAEETSSFHLPAPQPPPAPVPSPSPSPEYAPQQPPAYGYPQTGTQTPPPPAHNPYTAAAASQSHLQTGPAQPAAEAPTGPPQLPEPTRPYTAAVPPTPPPALQPVPQTRRPGPPAKLVIPILIVAALCFAVGIWALTAA from the coding sequence ATGGGTGAGGTCTTCGCAGGCCGGTACGAGCTGGTGGACCCGATCGGACGGGGCGGCTCGGGCGCGGTCTGGCGTTCCTGGGACCACCGGCGGGGACGCTATGTCGCGGCGAAGGTCCTCCAGCAGAGCGACGCGCACGCCCTGCTGCGCTTCGTCCGCGAGCAGGCGATGCGGATCGACCATCCGCACGTCCTGGCGCCCGCCAGCTGGGCCGCCGACGACGACAAGGTCCTGTTCACCATGGACCTGGTCCGCGGCGGATCGCTCTCCCACCTGATCGGTGACTACGGGCCGCTGCCCCCGCACTTCGTGTGCGCCCTGCTCGACCAGCTGCTCTCCGGGCTGACGGCCGTCCACGCCGAAGGCGTCGTGCACCGGGACATCAAGCCCGCCAACATCCTGCTGGAGGCCACCGGCACCGGCCAGCCGCACCTGCGGCTGTCGGACTTCGGCATCGCCATGCGCAAGGGCGAGCCGCGGCTGACCGAGGTCAACTACGTCGTCGGCACCCCGGGCTACTTCGCGCCCGAGCAGATGATGGGCGCGGAACCCGACTTCCCGGCCGATCTGTACGCGGTCGGCCTGGTCGCCCTCTACCTGCTCAGCGGGCAGAAGCCGGACGCCCAGGCGATCTACGAGCGCTACCTGAACGAGGGCGTCCCGCGCGCCCCGCAGGGTGTGCCCGAGCCGATGTGGCAGGTCATCGGCAATCTGCTGCAACCCGACCCGGACGCCCGCTTCCGCACCGCCACCGGCGCCCGCAAGGCGCTCTCCGCCGTGGTCGAGCTGCTGTCGGTGCCCGGTCTGGACGACGAGCCGGTCGAGGTCTTCGACCAGATCGGCCCACTGCCGGAGGGCTTCGACGCCCAGGGCCCGCACCGGAAGCGGCGTCGGGCCCGGGCCGAGGAAACCAGCAGCTTCCACCTCCCGGCGCCCCAGCCGCCACCGGCCCCGGTACCGTCCCCGTCCCCGTCCCCGGAGTACGCACCGCAGCAGCCGCCCGCGTACGGCTACCCCCAGACGGGAACACAGACCCCACCGCCCCCCGCCCACAACCCGTACACGGCGGCAGCAGCGTCCCAGAGCCACCTCCAGACAGGACCGGCCCAACCCGCGGCAGAGGCACCCACAGGCCCGCCCCAGCTACCGGAACCCACCCGCCCGTACACAGCGGCGGTACCCCCCACACCGCCCCCCGCTCTGCAACCGGTTCCGCAGACACGCCGACCGGGACCACCGGCCAAGCTGGTGATCCCGATCCTGATCGTCGCCGCGCTCTGCTTCGCGGTGGGCATCTGGGCGCTGACAGCGGCCTGA
- a CDS encoding DNA-binding protein, whose translation MDPSPHDAASRAQELQRNWYGEPLGDLFRRLIGDLGLNQARLAGVLGLSAPMLSQLMSGQRAKIGNPAVVQRLQALQDLAGHVADGSVTSSEATSRMDDIRQSSGSSVLTGTTHSSSSGSAAGAARHVVRDIQSLLRAVASAEEIAEAANTLASSHPQLAEFLHVYGAGRTAEAIAHYEAHQG comes from the coding sequence ATGGACCCCTCTCCGCACGACGCCGCCAGCCGCGCGCAGGAGCTGCAGCGCAATTGGTACGGCGAGCCGCTCGGCGACCTCTTCCGCCGCCTCATCGGCGATCTCGGGCTGAACCAGGCGCGCCTGGCGGGGGTGCTGGGGCTCTCCGCGCCGATGCTCTCGCAGCTGATGAGCGGTCAGCGCGCGAAGATCGGCAACCCGGCCGTCGTCCAGCGGCTGCAAGCACTCCAGGATCTCGCCGGGCATGTCGCGGACGGCAGCGTGACGTCCTCCGAGGCGACCTCGCGGATGGACGACATCCGGCAGTCGTCCGGCTCCTCCGTCCTCACCGGCACCACCCACAGCTCCTCCTCGGGCTCCGCCGCCGGCGCCGCCCGGCACGTCGTACGGGACATCCAGTCGCTGCTGCGGGCCGTCGCGTCCGCCGAAGAGATTGCGGAAGCGGCGAACACCCTCGCGTCCAGCCATCCACAACTGGCAGAGTTCCTCCATGTGTACGGCGCCGGGCGCACCGCGGAAGCGATCGCCCACTACGAGGCGCACCAGGGCTGA